A stretch of DNA from Equus asinus isolate D_3611 breed Donkey chromosome 20, EquAss-T2T_v2, whole genome shotgun sequence:
GGGTCACGCAGCCCCACGGACAGACCGGGAAACTGATGCATTGGCGAATCTGGCCACAAGGCCGCCAGAGTTGGGGGACAGATTGGGAAACCGAGGCCTGGGTAGCCAGGAAGAGGGGGACGTCCTTTCCAGAGGCGGGGGACAGGTGAAATGACCTGGACTCCCCCCACCCAGCACCCACGGGGCCTTTCTTCCACCAGCCCCCACCCAGTCCTCAAAGCACAGCCCCTGGAGCCCAGctggtgcctcagtttacccatctgtaaaaATAGGGCATCAGCCCCTCCCCCTTTGCCATTTAgggtttattcattcaacaaatggcCACTgtgggctgggctctggggaccCCCCCCAAGTCACCAAGACAGACCCCGCCCCCACCgagtggggtggggaagaggaggccCCTGAGAGGGGGCCCCAGCAAGCTGCAAAAGTGGGAAGGGTGtgctggcagagggaacagccagcgCAAAGGCCCTGGGACATCCTGAGTGGCCAGAGCGGGGGAGGGGGCACATGATGTCATGTGATGACAGACCTGGTTTTTGTCCtcagggcactggggagccatgggagggtTTCTAGCAGAAAGTTACACCTACTCCAGAATCTAGAATCTGCCCTTCAGTCTACAAGGAAAGTGGGGAACTGGGGATCGTGTGAAGGGACACCCCAGGGATGCGACCCACCAGATCCAGCCTGGTAGAAATTGTATGAGACAAATTACTTAGTTGCTTTAATAAATAAAGAGCaaggtggaaaaaagaaaagaaaacagtgaaaagaCTCCTGTGTGGCTTCATTTGGATAAATGTGAAAAGAGGCAAAAAGGAATCAGTGGTGATGAGTTGACACCCCCTGGTGTGggggggctgctgggaggggctCTGGGGGCTGGGAACGTCTGCTCCCTGCTCTGGCCCAGGGGGATGAGCTGCTCCGTAAATGTTGATTCTGGAGGCTGCAGCCTGGGCCTCCCTTGCCCTGATCCTCGGGCCTCCCTCCCAGGGGACCTGGCTGGCATCTTCTTAATGCCCTCGGGGACCCTCAACCTGGGCATGAGCTGCCCCCCAGGGCCCCCACCTCGAAGGTCCAGCCCGTCCGACTCAGCAGCTTTCCCAGAACAGTTCCTCCAGCCCCACCGAGCAACCTTGGTCTCCTCGTCCTAACCCGCCCCTCGTTACTGCCCCAGAGgggttcttcttccttttctggtttcttaCGCTGCTGTCAAGAAGGCATAAAAAGGGCAAACAGGGAACCGTCTCCCTCCCCCCGGCTGTCTGTACTTCCCTCTGGAGATGTGCGTCCCTCGGACACCTGTGcatatttatccatttcctttgcccctttttagtctttttttgcACGAATGGCAGCATCTTTTTCTCTGCTACATAGTACTCCACAATGGCCCAAATGTCCTGCTTGTATCTGGGGTACATTTCCAGGTGTAGATTTTTGGGACCAACCGTGTCCTCTGCCAGTGTCACAGGTGGCCATGTCCCCAGAGCAGGTATCTACCAACCACTGCCAGCTGGGGTCTGCGTGGCAGCACTTGGAGCCCCAAGAAGGTCAAGTTCTTTGAAGAATGGGCATCTTGTAACCGCCAGATCCCAGGCATCTCTCACTTCTCttaaccttccatggctccccggTGCCCCAGGGGACGGCTCCTTGCAGCCCCAGCGACACTCGGGGCCTCCACAGGGGGCCGGCCTCACCGCAGGCCTGGGCCCACCCACATGGAGCCCCAGCCCCTCGCAGGGTCAAAGTCACCGCCTGCCACACGCCTTATTCCCTTGTCTCTGTGCTGCGTTTCTGGCCACGAGGTCAGGGGCCACAGCAGCCTCCAGGCCTCCAGGCGGCCTTCCCCTCCCGGTCTCCGCCCGCAGCCCCCCTCCCGCCGGCCCCTCCTGCGCTCTCGCCCTGACCgtgaggggtgaggagggagcGGGGGAGAGGGGTGCTGCGCGGGGGAGTGGAGGGCGCGCGGGGGAGGGAGGGCGGAGAAGAGgcggggtcgggggtgggggggccgcGGGGTATAAATGCGCGGCGTCAGCAGAGGAGCCGCTGAGCCCTGCGGAGCCGCCCTCCAGACCCTGTGGCCTCCAGCCGAGACCCTCCCCGGGCTCCGCGGGCGCATccccggcgggcgggcggcaggAGGAGAGCCTCCGCGGGGATCCCGGGGCGCAATCCCCGAGGGCGACCAGGAGGAAGAGGGCGGCGAAGCCATGCCCGCGGTGGCGACGTGCGGACCCAACGCGTCCTGGTGGGCGCAGGCCAACGCGTCGGGCTGCCCGGACCGTGGCGCCAACGCCTCAGACGATGGGGACCCCGCGCCGTGGTCGGTGGACGCCTGGCTGGTGCCGCTCTTCTTCGCCGTGCTCATGCTGCTCGGCCTGACGGGGAACTCGCTGGTCCTCTTCGTCATCTGCCGCCACAAGCAGATGCGGACGGTAACCAACTTCTACATCGGTGAGCGCCCGGGCGCTGCGCCCTGCGTGCGCGCCCGCCTGCCCGGCCGGGGGGTCAGCACGAGGGCGGAGCGCACCCCTGGCGGTGCATTGGGCCCTCCCCATAGAGCTCTCTCCCCAGCAGGGCTCCGGGAACTACTGTCCCCCGAACCTTAGGCTAGAGGTCGCCAACTTTGGCGTTGGAGGGTTCCCTGGGGGCTACAGTAGATAAAAGGGAGGTTGGAGAGCTTGGCGCATGGAGAGCTCACCCCTGTCGCTGGAGGAAGACGTCCGATTGAAATGTGGTTCTTACAAGACGGTACCCCACGAAGagaaggagggtggaggagggaccGCTTGGCCCGGGGCCCCCCAGTTTGCTGCCTCTGCCCCAGTGGCTCGGTTTGCACCTTTgtgtgatgggggtgggggtggattaCCCGGCACAGGTGAGTGTGCAGTGTTCTCTGTTCTGTGGTGGTTGCTGGGCGAGCACCCCTGTCTTCAGTGtgcacaggaggaaactgaggctcagggggaCAGAGGTCTGTGCATGCTCTCCCAGCCCGGACGGGGTTGGGGGGCGGTGGTGAGTCGGGCAGATTGTTGCTTGAATAGCTATGAAGCCGGTGCTCGGGGACGTTTGAAACGTCAAAGGGGGAGACTGGAGGGTGCCCCAACTTCTCTGCCCGAGGGCGTCGGGGGCCTGCCCCAGCCGTCCTGCTGGTCCCTCGGACGAGGCGAGGGCTAGGGGGCTGGAACGGGGCGCTGAGTGGCGCTGAGGCCCGAGCGCCCCGCGTCCAGCCCCGCGCGTGCCCCGCCTTCAGCCAACCTGGCGGCCACAGACGTGACCTTCCTGCTGTGCTGCGTGCCCTTCACGGCCCTGCTCTACCCGCTGCCGTCCTGGGTGCTGGGCGACTTCATGTGCAAGTTCGTCAACTACATCCAGCAGGTGCTTGGCTGCGGGGCCCGGCCggagccggggcgggggcggggcctggggaccGTGGGCGGGGCCTGGATGGAGGCGGAGCCTGGGAGGTGGGCGGAGCCTAGGCAGGGGCGGAGCCTGGGCTGGGGCGGAGCCTTGGAGCCAGGGACGAGTCTGGgtgggggtggagcctgagagCAGGGGGTGGAGTCTGGATGGGGCGGAGCCGGGGCAGGGCGgggcctgggagctgggggcGGAGCCTGGGCGGAGGCAGAGACTTGGAGCTGGGGGCGGAGTCCGGGTGGGGGCGGAGCCTGGGAGCCAGGGGCGGGGTCTTGGTGGGGGCGGAGCCTAGGTGGGTCGGGGCCTGGGAACCAGAGGCAGAGCCTGAGCCTTGGAGCCAGGGACCGGTCTGGGTGGGGGGTGGAGCCTGAGAGCCGGGGGTGGAGTCTGGATGGGGCGGAGCCGGGGCAGGGCGGGCCCTGGGAGCCGGGGGCGGAGCCTGGGAGCCAGGGGCGGGGTCTTGGTGGGGGCGGAGCGTAGGTGGGTCGGGGCCTGGGAACCAGGGGCAGAGCCTGAGCCTTGGAGCCAGGGGGCGGGGTCTGGGTGGGGGCGGAGTCTGGGaggtgggcggggcctggggcgggGAGGCGGAGTCTAGGTTGGGGAGGGCAGAACCTGGGCCCAGATGGGGCACAGCGTGGAGGAGGTCGGGGCAGGGAGAGAGTCTGGGGTGGGTGGGACAAGGTGGAACCTGAACCAGGTCGGGGTCGAGGACTATGCGGAGAGACAGATAGGGAGTCCTGGGGGCCGGAGTGGGGTGGCCGTGGGCCCCAGGAGGGTGATTGGGCCCCGCGGCTTCTTGCCCCGCCTGTCCCGCGATCCTAGGATGGCCCTGCCTCTCCGTGTCTCAGCCTTGGGGTCTCCGTGGACCCCCAGTGGTCCCCTCACTTCCCCGGCCATGCTGGGCTCCTCTCTGGTATCCCCTCCTCTCCTGTCCCTTCAACTTGTGGCCCTGGGGACCCTCCCTGGACACGTTCCGGTGCGCCTGAGTGGTTGgacatgggggggggggtgtggacCCTCAGAGTGGGTGGGGACAGGGCAGGCCGTGGACCGGGCAGGGGCCCACGCGCCGGCTCCTGGGGCTCCCAGGTCTCCGTGCAGGCCACGTGCGCCACCCTGACGGCCATGAGCGTGGACCGCTGGTACGTGACGGTGTTCCCGCTGCGCGCCCTGCACCGCCGCACGCCGCGCTTGGCGCTGGCCGTGAGCCTCGGCATCTGGGTGGGTGAGTGCACggcgggggggaggagggggctgcaCGGAGGTGGAGGGACAAGTCCTCGAGCTCCGGGCTTCCCCCCCCAATTGCCCCTCTCCGGCCTCGGTCGTGCATCTGGGCAATGGGCGCAACAGTGACCCCTGCGAAGGGCTACTGAGGGCGCGGGTGGGGGCGACCCAGGAGGCACTCAGTGCGCGCTGCTCGGGGAGGCTCTTGGGGAGACCAGCGCCCTGGACCCCTCGCGCCCCCTAGTCCCCCGGAGAAGGTCTTCAGCCCGGCCTGTGGTGCAGGCTCGGCGGCCGTGTCAGCGCCGGTGCTCGCCCTGCACCGCCTCTTGCCCGGGCCGCGCACCTACTGCAGCGAGGCCTTCCCCAGCCGCGCCCTGGAGCGCGCCTTCGCGCTCTACAACCTGCTGGCGCTCTACCTGCTGCCGCTGGCCGCCACCTGTGCCTGCTACGGGGCCATGCTGCGCCACCTGGGCCGGGCCGCCGTGCGCCCCCCGCGCGCCGACAGCGCCCTGCAGGTGCGCGGCTGGGAGGGGGCGCGCGGCCaagctgtgtgtgtggggggggagacACGAGGGAGGGGTCCCAGGGGGTGGCACGGTGGGGGAGCTCTGAGGGGGCTGCCCCAGCCGACCCTCAGCCTTCCCTCCTctcgccgcccccccccccacccccaggggcaGCTGCTGGCGGAGCGAGCGGGCGTCGTGCGCGCCAAGGTCTCGCGGCTGGTGGCGGCCGTGGTCCTGCTCTTCGCCGCCTGCTGGGGCCCCATCCAGCTGTTCCTGTTGCTGCAGGCGCTGGGCCCGGCGGGCGCCTGGCACCCGCGCAGCTACGCGGCGTACGCGCTCAAGACCTGGGCGCATTGCATGTCCTACAGCAATTCGGCCCTCAACCCGCTACTCTACGCCTTCCTGGGCTCCCACTTCCGTCGGGCCTTGCGCGGCGTCTGCCCCTGCGCTCCCCGGCGCCCCCGGCGCCCCCGCCGCTCCGGACcctcggccgccgccgccgcccccccgccccgcgccgagcTGCACCGCCTGGCCGCCCGCCCGACCCCCACCGGGATCCCAATGGAGCCGGGAAGCGGCGGAGGGGGCCGCGCAGGCTGTGCGTCCTGAGGGAACAcgctgcccctctctgagccttctctGGAGATGGGCCCCTCGGGAACAGGCGCTCCTTGAACAGCACCTGCTATTATTCTGTTATTAATCTATTTTTGTCCCAGATAATTGTCATGAACTTGTTTTGTCCTCTTGTAACGTCTGGTACGGATTTGCTGTGCTGTTCGCTGCTATCGATATCGTAATTATTGTTTCTGTATTTCCTGAAAGTGGAGATGCTTTGATGCTGGCCCCTTCAAGGAAGCGTCTATAGAAATTTCTGCACACGGGCCTGTGGTCGACGGTAAGATTGTAAGATGCGTCGCACTCCCAGAGATGTTAAACCGTGAACCCCATGTGTATCTTAAAATGGATGAAATAAGGCGTCATTATTAATAATGTACCTGTCCTGGCCGGGAACGTGGTGGCTGCCGTCGGTCCCGTGAGTCCTCCTGGGGGCTCAGGGTGCAGAACCACCCGTGTGAGAAGCAGATCCACTGCTtcgtaacaaaccaccccaaatgGAGAGTCGCAGAACAGCATCCGTGTCACCTCCCAGGATTCTGTGGTGTGGCTGCGCTCAGTGGGCGCTTCCCATCCCCCACGCgggtgggtgggggtggctcACCTGGGGACCAGGAAGCCTCTGGCAGAGTCACACTGCATCTTTGGCAGAAATGTGCAGGAAACGGTGGAAGTTGCAGGACCTGGAGGCCCAGACTCACAGGTCCCAGCAGCCACTGCTACCCCATTGACGGTTTGGGGGTGtcagagaccccccccccacGATTGGAGGCGGGGGGTAGACCCACGTCCTGGTGGGATAAGCTGCGTGTGTGTGCGGGCGAGAATCAGTGAAGCCACCCACGACGGCCCTGCAGGCCACAGGCGGAGTCGCCCCGAAGAAGGACCGCCTGTGTCTCGGAGGCCCCAATCCTCACAAATTATGTGGGGCCGTCCTGGGCCCCCAGACAATCCAGATTTGCTGAGATGTTAATAAGACCGAGAGGGCAGAACATGGCGCCATTCGGACCCTGGCCTGACCCTTGCCTGTTCCGGTCTCCAAGACCCGGCCTGGGGACTGGGCTGGACACAGGGTGGAAATTCTCCCCTTGGCCTGcaggccctgcccaccccctgcccctccccactctcccccaAACCCGCAGTCTCTCTGCGGCTTCCTGAACGGCTGGGCCGCTGTCCTCCTCgcttctgggcctttgcacatgcagttCCCTCTGTTGTGCCAGGTGCATCCTCGCTCATCCTCCAATCAACTTGGCTGCCccctcctccgggaagccctcCTGGCCCCCTCCAGGCTGGGTCAGGCGCCTCGTTCAGGCCCAGTGCTGCCCCCCTCACAGCTCTGACATCCTTGGGCTGTACCTGCCGGGTGCCTGTCTGACCTGGTCCCCACTGTGTCCCCggggcccagcacacagtagggctGAATAGATATTTGTGGGATGAATAACCAAGTGTGTCGTGGGGACTAAAAGAGGAGGTGTGTGCAAAAGGTggggtgtgatttctgtgtgaaaaatgaataaaaaaaaaaaaagtagggctggtcccatggccaagtggttaagtttgcacactctgcttcggcggcccagggttctgccggtttggatcctgggtgcggacatggcaccgcttgtcaggccatgtggaggcggcgtcccacatgctacaactagaaggacccacagctgagaATATACGGCTGTGtacctgggggatttggggagaaaaaggaaaaatttaaaaaaagaaacattaaaaaaaaaggtaaagggggCGTCCTGAGTAATcagctcagagagatgaaaactTCCGTCCGCACACAAACCCGCACAGATGTCGGCAGCAGCTTTATTATCAAAAGCCCCAAACTGGGGACACCCCAGGCGTCCTTTGGCAGGTGGGGGGTGAAACCCGCTGTGGTGCATGCATCCCACGGAGCACCGCTCAGCAGCACAAGGTCGAGAACATGCCACGGACACACGCAACACCCCACGTGGCTCTCCGGGAATCTCGGCAAGCATGAAGGACCCACGGGTGACACAATGTCTGGTTCCATCTGGGTAGCAGCTGGAGGTGACGACATCGTGGGACTGAGACAGATGCGTGGTTGTGGGGCTAAGGGATGACGGGGAGGCGGGCGGGCAACACCTGGAGGTGGACACTCGAACCTACCCAGGTGACAAAGTCGCAGAGAGCTAACCACGCTCACAGGTCCCAGGAAAAGAAGATCTGGGTCAGATGGGAGGGTGGCCTCAGTGTGGGCCTCCTGGTGGCCATGCCGTGCCCCGGTTTTGCAAAACGCTGCTGAGTTACTGTCGGGGCAGCTGGTGAAG
This window harbors:
- the KISS1R gene encoding kiSS-1 receptor: MPAVATCGPNASWWAQANASGCPDRGANASDDGDPAPWSVDAWLVPLFFAVLMLLGLTGNSLVLFVICRHKQMRTVTNFYIANLAATDVTFLLCCVPFTALLYPLPSWVLGDFMCKFVNYIQQVSVQATCATLTAMSVDRWYVTVFPLRALHRRTPRLALAVSLGIWVGSAAVSAPVLALHRLLPGPRTYCSEAFPSRALERAFALYNLLALYLLPLAATCACYGAMLRHLGRAAVRPPRADSALQGQLLAERAGVVRAKVSRLVAAVVLLFAACWGPIQLFLLLQALGPAGAWHPRSYAAYALKTWAHCMSYSNSALNPLLYAFLGSHFRRALRGVCPCAPRRPRRPRRSGPSAAAAAPPPRAELHRLAARPTPTGIPMEPGSGGGGRAGCAS